Proteins co-encoded in one Mastacembelus armatus chromosome 24, fMasArm1.2, whole genome shotgun sequence genomic window:
- the LOC113137208 gene encoding syntaxin-11-like: MRDMLERLQTISEGADECCGDENGADKLPLSQQAVVFENSSAIDNVLKEAHAIRKDISLLHLQIEYLGKHNERFATSVRRLTLLKKDSDSLARGIQQRGEALYNRLQALGKVSSQLDEKEGPNSAVSRIARVQYDTLTQTFHAVMSDYNKAEEIQRITCRGRIKRQASILGTEITEEQLDVLVDKGGEGWAELSQSLHMKGVHSSRWAMSEIKGRHKELVELEARLKEVHELFLQVAMLVEEQGSMLNNIEANVRNTQECVENINVHIKKALRYKRKNPFQQCCPCLPCWRHNETF, from the coding sequence ATGCGGGACATGCTGGAGAGGCTGCAGACCATTAGTGAAGGTGCAGATGAGTGTTGTGGAGATGAGAATGGTGCGGACAAGTTACCTCTGTCTCAGCAGGCAGTGGTGTTTGAAAACTCCTCAGCTATTGACAATGTTCTGAAGGAGGCCCACGCCATACGCAAGGATATTTCCTTACTCCACTTACAAATCGAGTATCTTGGCAAACACAATGAACGCTTTGCCACTTCTGTGAGGCGTCTCACTCTCCTCAAAAAGGACTCAGACTCACTAGCCAGGGGAATCCAGCAGCGTGGAGAGGCTCTGTACAATCGCCTGCAAGCCCTGGGTAAGGTGAGCAGCCAGCTAGATGAGAAAGAAGGCCCTAACTCTGCTGTTAGCCGCATTGCCCGAGTTCAGTATGACACCCTGACACAAACCTTCCACGCTGTCATGAGTGACTACAACAAAGCTGAGGAGATTCAGAGGATTACGTGTCGGGGACGGATCAAGAGGCAGGCCTCCATTTTGGGAACTGAAATCACTGAGGAGCAGCTGGATGTGCTGGTGGACAAAGGTGGTGAGGGATGGGCTGAGCTGTCTCAGAGCCTGCACATGAAAGGTGTACACTCTTCCCGCTGGGCAATGTCTGAGATCAAGGGCAGACACAAGGAACTGGTAGAGCTGGAAGCCAGGCTGAAGGAGGTCCATGAACTCTTCCTGCAGGTGGCCATGCTGGTGGAGGAGCAGGGATCCATGCTCAATAACATAGAGGCCAATGTGCGTAACACTCAGGAGTGTGTTGAAAACATCAATGTTCACATCAAGAAGGCCCTTAGGTACAAGAGAAAAAatccttttcagcaatgttgcCCCTGTCTGCCCTGTTGGAGacacaatgaaacattttaG
- the stx11b.1 gene encoding syntaxin-11b.1, translated as MRDRLSHLHEMSSGHVEPMNVAETTASDSFSNVDLGEELHHEAIVFDNSPDLEEVFSQSQVIHKDIQLIRLEIKRLREQNSRMLQGVTTMSVIKKDSNAIAADIKARAEGVLAHLKDMDATAHKLEEAHGENSAITRIARTQYACLSNGFRDAMFDYNEAEMSHRENCKAQIQRQMEIVGREVTGEEVEEMIEKGQWNIFNDNIMTEGKTARSALFQIEKRHQELLDLESRIKSIHDIFLDIAMLVEDQGPMLNTIQTNVQKTDEGIKEALVKLGRAKRHDKNNPFKKMFCSCFPCYN; from the coding sequence ATGAGGGACAGACTGAGCCACCTGCATGAAATGTCCAGCGGCCATGTGGAGCCGATGAATGTTGCGGAAACAACTGCTTCTGATTCCTTCAGCAATGTGGACCTGGGGGAGGAGTTGCACCATGAGGCAATAGTGTTTGACAACAGCCCTGATCTGGAGGAGGTCTTTTCTCAGTCACAAGTTATCCACAAAGACATCCAGCTGATCCGCCTGGAGATCAAAAGGCTCCGTGAGCAGAACTCTCGCATGCTTCAAGGTGTCACCACCATGAGCGTCATAAAAAAGGATTCTAACGCCATTGCTGCTGATATAAAGGCTCGGGCTGAGGGTGTGCTAGCACACTTGAAGGACATGGATGCCACAGCCCATAAGCTAGAAGAAGCACATGGGGAAAATTCTGCCATCACACGTATTGCCAGAACCCAGTACGCTTGCCTCAGCAATGGTTTCCGTGATGCCATGTTTGACTATAATGAGGCTGAGATGAGCCATCGAGAGAACTGTAAAGCCCAGATCCAAAGGCAGATGGAGATAGTAGGGCGTGAGGTTACAGGAGAGGAAGTAGAGGAGATGATTGAGAAAGGTCAGTGGAACATCTTTAATGACAACATTATGACTGAAGGTAAAACTGCTCGATCAGCTCTGTTCCAGATTGAGAAACGTCACCAGGAGTTGCTGGACCTGGAGTCCCGTATCAAGAGCATCCATGATATTTTTCTGGACATTGCTATGCTGGTGGAGGACCAGGGCCCCATGCTGAATACTATACAAACCAACGTCCAAAAAACTGATGAAGGCATAAAGGAAGCCCTTGTGAAGCTCGGCAGAGCCAAGCGCCATGACAAGAACAATCCGTTTAAAAAGATGTTTTGCAGTTGCTTCCCCTGCTACAACTAA